A DNA window from Nisaea sediminum contains the following coding sequences:
- a CDS encoding head maturation protease, ClpP-related: MAKRLIEVAPAMAGRAANRAPAALGPGIIRLAEGEQDENSAEIYIYGDIGGWWGGVDAEVLAKEIAALDVETINVRINSPGGLVFGGIAIYNALARHKAKVIVHIDSLAASIASVIAMAGDEIRIAESAHIMIHKPWSGVIGDSDTMRLEADILDTLESAIIDTYEARTEQDRGELEAWVAAETWFKGKDAVDHGFADVLVPSKKKAKAAAGSALLAYFQRTPKELLPEGASDPAVREIERLLREGEGFSNAHAKRLASAVMRITGPHRDGAGQQPTDTLRDEGEDQEALEGLSQLAATIRSTLNK; this comes from the coding sequence ATGGCGAAACGACTTATCGAAGTCGCCCCGGCAATGGCGGGGCGGGCGGCAAACCGTGCGCCTGCAGCGCTCGGGCCGGGCATCATTCGGCTTGCCGAGGGTGAGCAGGATGAAAACTCCGCTGAAATCTACATCTATGGCGATATCGGCGGCTGGTGGGGCGGCGTTGACGCGGAGGTGCTGGCGAAGGAAATCGCCGCGCTCGACGTTGAAACGATCAATGTCCGGATCAATAGCCCGGGCGGGCTCGTTTTCGGCGGTATCGCGATCTACAACGCGCTGGCTCGCCACAAGGCCAAGGTGATTGTCCACATCGACAGCCTGGCCGCCTCTATCGCGTCCGTAATTGCTATGGCCGGCGACGAGATCAGGATCGCCGAAAGCGCACATATCATGATCCACAAGCCGTGGTCTGGCGTCATTGGTGATTCCGATACCATGCGGCTCGAGGCGGATATTCTCGACACGTTGGAATCCGCGATCATCGACACTTACGAGGCTCGCACGGAACAGGACCGCGGAGAACTCGAGGCGTGGGTTGCCGCCGAGACCTGGTTCAAGGGCAAGGACGCCGTAGATCACGGATTTGCCGACGTCCTCGTGCCTTCGAAAAAGAAGGCCAAGGCCGCCGCGGGCTCTGCCCTCCTCGCCTATTTTCAGCGGACACCCAAGGAACTCCTGCCCGAAGGGGCATCGGATCCTGCCGTCCGTGAAATCGAGCGCCTTCTCCGAGAGGGGGAAGGTTTCTCCAACGCGCATGCGAAGCGGCTCGCGTCCGCCGTCATGCGCATCACCGGCCCGCATCGTGACGGTGCGGGCCAACAGCCGACCGACACCCTGCGTGACGAGGGAGAGGATCAAGAGGCCCTTGAAGGGCTTTCTCAGCTGGCTGCAACCATCCGATCCACGCTCAACAAGTGA